The following coding sequences are from one Streptomyces sp. NBC_01294 window:
- a CDS encoding NAD-dependent epimerase/dehydratase family protein, protein MSSVRGKRILVTGGAGTIGSHLVDLLVDNGAREVVVLDNFVRGRTANLARALPSGVVDVVEGDIRDVTAVRKATDGAELVFHLAAIRITQCAEEPRLANEVMVDGTFNVLEAAAAAGVGKVIASSSASVYGLAEAFPTTERHHPYNNDTFYGAAKAFNEGMLRSFHSMYGLDYVALRYFNVYGPRMDIHGLYTEVLIRWMEKIAAGEPPLILGDGTQTMDFVHVRDIARANLLAAESDLTDEVFNVASGTETSLLDLALGLLEAMGADGLVPEHGPARAVNGVTRRLADTSDAAARLGFTAEIDLRGGLRDLVDWWRAERAADAAAETGR, encoded by the coding sequence TTGAGCAGCGTACGAGGCAAGAGGATTCTGGTCACCGGCGGAGCGGGCACCATCGGCTCGCACCTGGTGGACCTGCTGGTGGACAACGGGGCACGCGAGGTCGTGGTGCTCGACAACTTCGTCCGGGGGCGGACCGCCAACCTGGCCCGCGCCCTGCCGAGCGGCGTGGTGGACGTCGTCGAGGGCGACATCCGCGACGTGACGGCGGTGCGCAAGGCGACGGATGGCGCCGAGCTGGTGTTCCACCTCGCCGCCATCCGGATCACCCAGTGCGCGGAGGAGCCGCGGCTGGCGAACGAGGTGATGGTGGACGGCACGTTCAACGTGCTGGAGGCCGCGGCGGCCGCCGGGGTGGGCAAGGTGATCGCCTCGTCCTCGGCCTCGGTCTACGGGCTGGCCGAGGCCTTCCCGACCACCGAGCGCCACCACCCGTACAACAACGACACCTTCTACGGCGCGGCGAAGGCCTTCAACGAGGGGATGCTGCGCAGCTTCCACTCCATGTACGGGCTGGACTACGTCGCGCTGCGCTACTTCAACGTGTACGGCCCCCGGATGGACATCCACGGGCTCTACACCGAGGTGCTGATCCGCTGGATGGAGAAGATCGCCGCGGGCGAGCCGCCGCTGATCCTCGGCGACGGCACCCAGACCATGGACTTCGTCCACGTCAGGGACATCGCGCGGGCCAATCTGCTGGCCGCCGAGTCGGACCTGACCGACGAGGTGTTCAACGTGGCGAGCGGGACCGAGACCAGCCTGCTCGACCTCGCGCTCGGCCTGCTGGAGGCGATGGGCGCGGACGGCCTGGTGCCGGAGCACGGGCCGGCCCGCGCCGTGAACGGGGTGACCCGCCGGCTCGCGGACACCTCGGACGCCGCGGCGCGCCTCGGCTTCACGGCGGAGATCGACCTGCGCGGCGGGCTGCGGGACCTGGTGGACTGGTGGCGGGCCGAGCGCGCCGCCGACGCGGCCGCGGAGACGGGCCGATGA
- a CDS encoding DegT/DnrJ/EryC1/StrS family aminotransferase, producing MSAPYSAPDDAPVNTQAAPAAPDRLRAPDAAPDAAPPRIPVMVPWLGEEEAQAAADAVLSGWVAQGPRVAAFERAFAERVGAEHGIAVSSCTTALHLALIALDLGPGDEVVVPSLSFIATANAVRYVGARPVFADVEEATGNLTPATVDAVRTPRTKAVLAVHQGGVPADVHALRAACADWDVALVEDAACGIGATVGGKSVGQGALLAAWSFHPRKVITTGEGGMLTTDDAQWAERLRRLREHGMNVSAAQRHASSKPIAESYLEVGYNYRMTDIQAAVGLVQLGRLDEIVARRRALAARYAELLREVPGLRPVRDPGHGQGNFQSYWVLLAEDFPVGRDELLAVLSEAGISARRGIMASHLEPAYAGHGAAPLPVTERISRDSLILPLFHTMTQDEQDRVVAVLREQAGE from the coding sequence ATGAGCGCGCCGTACAGCGCACCCGACGACGCACCCGTCAACACCCAGGCCGCCCCGGCCGCCCCGGACCGGCTGCGAGCCCCGGACGCCGCCCCGGACGCCGCCCCGCCCCGGATCCCGGTGATGGTGCCGTGGCTGGGCGAGGAGGAGGCGCAGGCCGCTGCCGACGCGGTGCTCTCCGGCTGGGTCGCCCAGGGCCCCCGGGTCGCCGCCTTCGAGCGGGCCTTCGCCGAGCGGGTGGGCGCCGAGCACGGCATCGCGGTGAGTTCGTGCACCACCGCCCTGCACCTGGCCCTCATCGCGCTGGACCTGGGCCCGGGCGACGAGGTGGTCGTCCCCTCGCTGTCCTTCATCGCCACCGCCAACGCGGTGCGCTACGTGGGCGCGCGGCCGGTGTTCGCGGACGTCGAGGAGGCCACCGGCAACCTGACCCCGGCCACCGTGGACGCGGTCCGCACGCCGCGGACGAAGGCGGTGCTCGCCGTCCACCAGGGCGGGGTGCCCGCGGACGTGCACGCCCTGCGCGCGGCCTGCGCCGACTGGGACGTCGCCCTCGTGGAGGACGCCGCCTGCGGCATCGGCGCGACGGTGGGCGGCAAGTCGGTGGGGCAGGGCGCCCTGCTCGCCGCCTGGTCCTTCCACCCCCGCAAGGTGATCACCACCGGCGAGGGCGGCATGCTGACCACGGACGACGCGCAGTGGGCGGAGCGGCTGCGCCGGCTGCGCGAGCACGGCATGAACGTGTCGGCCGCCCAGCGGCACGCGAGCAGCAAGCCGATCGCCGAGAGCTATCTGGAAGTCGGCTACAACTACCGGATGACCGACATCCAGGCCGCGGTCGGCCTGGTGCAGCTTGGCAGGCTGGACGAGATCGTGGCCCGGCGGAGGGCGCTGGCGGCCCGGTACGCGGAGCTCCTGCGCGAGGTCCCCGGCCTGCGCCCGGTGCGGGATCCCGGTCACGGCCAGGGCAACTTCCAGTCGTACTGGGTGCTGCTGGCCGAGGACTTCCCGGTCGGCCGGGACGAGCTGCTCGCGGTGCTCTCCGAGGCCGGGATCTCGGCCCGGCGCGGGATCATGGCCTCGCACCTGGAGCCGGCGTACGCGGGCCACGGCGCGGCGCCGCTGCCGGTGACGGAGCGGATCAGCCGCGACTCCCTGATCCTGCCGCTGTTCCACACCATGACGCAGGACGAGCAGGACCGGG
- a CDS encoding MFS transporter, which translates to MYLADRSAPAGAKTAPEGGGPGRAAVVAPAVLALGTVSLITDISSEMVTAVLPLYLIAGLGLSPLGFGALDGVYNGVSALVQLTGGHLADRVRNHKLIAGIGYGLSALCKPLLLFAHSLGPISVILALERTGKGLRTAPRDALISLSTPAELQGRAFGVHRAMDTTGALLGPLAAFLILSMAVDGYDAVFGVSACIAVLGVVVLMLFVPSGGGDLRPRRAGVGAGVDAGAGAGAGPPRPDPVRLRDALDLLRLPRLRALALCAVLLGLTTVSDAFVYLLLQRRTGIGEQWFPLLPLGTAAVFLLLAVPAGSLADRIGRRTVFLTGHALLLAGYGLLLWAPDWPALPYLVLALHGMFYAATDGVLPAAVAATVPGRLRATGLALVGTGQALARFCCSLAFGAAWTLWGTGPALAAAAVGLLCCAAAAGFVLRPAAPDDTLTLPDGTCPDDSRPDPARRP; encoded by the coding sequence ATGTACCTCGCGGACCGCTCCGCGCCCGCGGGCGCGAAGACCGCGCCGGAAGGGGGAGGACCCGGCCGGGCCGCCGTGGTCGCCCCGGCCGTCCTCGCACTCGGCACCGTCAGCCTGATCACCGACATCTCCTCCGAGATGGTCACCGCCGTCCTGCCCCTCTACCTGATCGCCGGGCTGGGCCTGAGCCCCCTCGGCTTCGGCGCGCTCGACGGCGTCTACAACGGGGTCAGCGCCCTGGTGCAGCTGACCGGCGGCCACCTCGCCGACCGGGTCCGCAACCACAAGCTGATCGCCGGCATCGGCTACGGCCTGTCCGCCCTGTGCAAGCCGCTGCTGCTGTTCGCCCACAGCCTGGGCCCGATCAGCGTGATCCTCGCGCTGGAACGCACCGGCAAGGGGCTGCGCACCGCGCCGCGCGACGCGCTCATCTCCCTGTCCACACCGGCCGAGTTACAAGGCCGCGCCTTCGGTGTGCACCGTGCCATGGACACCACCGGGGCGCTGCTCGGCCCGCTCGCCGCCTTCCTCATCCTGAGCATGGCGGTCGACGGCTACGACGCCGTCTTCGGCGTCAGCGCCTGCATCGCCGTGCTCGGCGTCGTGGTGCTCATGCTCTTCGTCCCGTCCGGCGGCGGTGACCTCCGCCCCCGGCGGGCCGGCGTCGGCGCCGGCGTCGACGCCGGTGCAGGCGCCGGTGCCGGCCCGCCGCGCCCGGACCCCGTACGGCTGCGCGACGCACTGGACCTGCTGCGCCTGCCCCGGCTGCGCGCCCTGGCGCTCTGCGCCGTCCTGCTGGGCCTCACCACCGTCAGCGACGCCTTCGTGTACCTGCTGCTGCAGCGCCGCACCGGGATCGGCGAGCAGTGGTTCCCGCTGCTTCCGCTGGGCACCGCCGCCGTGTTCCTGCTGCTCGCCGTACCCGCAGGGTCGCTCGCCGACCGGATCGGCCGGCGCACCGTGTTCCTCACCGGGCACGCCCTCCTGCTGGCCGGCTACGGACTGCTGCTGTGGGCCCCCGACTGGCCCGCGCTGCCCTACCTCGTCCTCGCGCTGCACGGCATGTTCTACGCCGCCACGGACGGGGTGCTGCCCGCCGCCGTCGCCGCCACCGTCCCCGGCCGACTGCGCGCCACCGGCCTGGCCCTGGTCGGCACCGGCCAGGCGCTGGCCCGCTTCTGCTGCTCGCTGGCCTTCGGCGCGGCGTGGACGCTCTGGGGCACCGGCCCGGCCCTGGCCGCCGCGGCGGTCGGGCTGCTGTGCTGCGCGGCCGCCGCGGGCTTCGTCCTGCGTCCGGCGGCCCCCGACGACACGCTCACCCTCCCCGACGGCACCTGCCCCGACGACAGCCGCCCCGACCCGGCCCGACGCCCATGA
- a CDS encoding glycosyltransferase, with protein sequence MTSIVIPAHNEGRVIGRLLDALLADTPVSGPDIVVVCNGCTDDTARVAGARGPRVRVVEIPTPSKHTALRVGDEHARGFPRLYVDADVVVGAADVRALVAALAGSPDLLAAAPGRDVPLAGCAWPVRAYYRVWQRLPAVREGLFGRGVIAVSESGHARIAALPPLMADDLAASQAFGPGERRVVEAARVVVHPPRTWSDLVRRRIRAATSSAEFERFQASRRDGSPTATATSTPEQATAAPSARTGTADLRALLRERPQLLPGVVVFVVAALAARRGARKAIRNQDFSTWLRDESSRQG encoded by the coding sequence GTGACCAGCATCGTGATACCGGCCCACAACGAGGGCCGGGTCATCGGCCGGCTCCTCGACGCGCTCCTGGCCGACACCCCGGTGTCCGGGCCCGACATCGTCGTGGTGTGCAACGGCTGTACGGACGACACCGCCCGGGTGGCGGGCGCGCGGGGCCCCCGCGTACGGGTGGTGGAGATCCCGACTCCCTCCAAACACACGGCACTTCGGGTCGGCGACGAGCACGCGCGGGGCTTCCCCCGGCTGTACGTGGACGCCGACGTCGTCGTCGGCGCCGCGGACGTACGGGCCCTGGTGGCCGCCCTCGCCGGGAGCCCGGATCTGCTGGCCGCCGCCCCCGGCCGGGACGTGCCGCTGGCCGGCTGCGCCTGGCCGGTGCGGGCGTACTACCGGGTGTGGCAGCGGCTCCCGGCCGTCCGCGAGGGCCTGTTCGGCCGCGGGGTCATCGCGGTGTCCGAGTCCGGGCACGCGCGGATCGCCGCGCTGCCCCCGCTGATGGCCGACGACCTGGCCGCGTCCCAGGCCTTCGGGCCGGGGGAGCGGCGCGTGGTCGAGGCGGCCCGGGTCGTGGTCCATCCGCCGCGCACCTGGTCCGACCTCGTCAGGCGGCGGATCCGTGCGGCGACCTCCTCCGCCGAATTCGAGCGCTTCCAGGCCTCGCGGCGGGACGGATCGCCGACGGCGACGGCGACTTCGACGCCGGAGCAGGCGACCGCCGCGCCGTCCGCCCGCACCGGCACGGCAGATCTGCGCGCCCTGCTGCGGGAACGGCCGCAACTGCTCCCCGGGGTGGTGGTGTTCGTCGTGGCCGCGCTCGCCGCCCGCCGGGGGGCGCGCAAGGCCATCCGCAACCAGGACTTCTCCACCTGGCTGCGGGACGAGAGCAGCCGGCAGGGATGA
- a CDS encoding Gfo/Idh/MocA family protein: MEPSTVKDGAKDAGRTEPLGVAVVGAGYWGPNLVRNFQSSPQFRLRWLCDLDVDRARQVLGGYSTVQATSDYAAVLADPAVDAVAVATPAGTHLEVALAALRAGKHVLVEKPLAATYEDGLRLVNEAEERGLTLMCDHTYCYTPAVGRIREMVRSGELGEIHFVDSVRINLGLVQKDVDVLWDLAPHDLSVLDFILPDHVRPVAVAAHGADPIGAGQSCVAYLTLQLSTGAIAHVHVNWLSPTKVRTTMVGGSKRTLVWDDLNPSQRVAVFDRGVELSAPQEIGADERRDMLVSYRTGDMVAPAIGEKEALRSMVEEFAAAISTGRPALTDGRAGLQVLDILEAASRSLEFRGAVVGLRTGR, from the coding sequence GTGGAGCCCAGCACTGTGAAGGACGGCGCGAAGGACGCGGGGCGGACGGAGCCGTTAGGTGTCGCCGTGGTCGGGGCGGGCTACTGGGGCCCCAATCTCGTGCGCAACTTCCAGTCCAGTCCGCAGTTCCGGCTGCGGTGGCTCTGCGACCTGGACGTGGACCGGGCCCGGCAGGTGCTGGGCGGGTACTCCACGGTCCAGGCGACCTCGGACTACGCGGCCGTCCTCGCCGACCCGGCCGTCGACGCGGTCGCCGTGGCCACCCCCGCGGGCACGCACCTGGAGGTGGCACTGGCCGCCCTGCGCGCCGGCAAGCACGTCCTCGTGGAGAAGCCGCTGGCCGCCACGTACGAGGACGGGCTGCGGCTGGTGAACGAGGCCGAGGAACGCGGCCTCACCCTGATGTGCGACCACACGTACTGCTACACGCCGGCGGTGGGCCGCATCCGGGAGATGGTCCGCTCCGGCGAGCTCGGCGAGATCCACTTCGTGGACTCGGTACGGATCAACCTGGGGCTCGTCCAGAAGGACGTCGACGTCCTGTGGGACCTGGCCCCCCACGACCTGTCGGTCCTCGACTTCATCCTCCCGGACCACGTCCGGCCCGTCGCGGTCGCCGCGCACGGAGCCGATCCGATCGGGGCCGGACAGTCCTGCGTGGCTTATCTGACGCTCCAGCTGAGCACCGGCGCCATCGCGCACGTGCACGTCAACTGGCTGTCCCCGACGAAGGTGCGCACCACCATGGTCGGCGGCTCCAAGCGCACCCTCGTGTGGGACGACCTCAACCCCTCCCAGCGCGTCGCGGTGTTCGACCGCGGGGTGGAGCTGAGCGCCCCGCAGGAGATCGGCGCCGACGAGCGCCGCGACATGCTCGTCTCCTACCGGACCGGCGACATGGTGGCGCCCGCGATCGGGGAGAAGGAAGCGCTGCGCAGCATGGTCGAGGAGTTCGCCGCCGCGATCAGCACGGGACGGCCGGCGCTGACCGACGGCCGGGCCGGACTGCAGGTGCTGGACATCCTCGAAGCGGCCTCCCGGAGCCTGGAGTTCCGCGGCGCGGTCGTCGGTCTGCGCACCGGGCGCTGA